The Chloroflexota bacterium genome includes the window GGCGTGTTCCAGGCATTGTGCATCCTGGGTCTGTCGCTCTTCGGCGTGGACAAAGGGCTGGGCTTGACCTACGGCATCTTGCTCTATCTCGTCACCTACGCGCCGATGACGCTCGCCGGCATCGCGTTGATGTGGCATCAAGGGTTGAGTTTTCGACGCGTCGTCGCCGGAGGCGCGTCGTGATCAGCGTTGTCGTCCCGGCGTTCAACGTCGCGCCAACGCTGGGCGCGTGTCTCGACGCGTTGCACGCGCAAACGTTGCCGCGCGACGCGTACGAAGTGATCGTTGTGGATGACGGCTCGACCGACGCGACGCGCGCGGTCGCCGAGTCGCGCGGCGTGCGCGTGATCGCGCAGGCGAACGCGGGCGCCGGCGCGGCGCGCAACGCCGGCGCGCAGAACGCGCGCGGCGAGATCGTCGTGTTCATTGACGCGGATTCGGTTCCCGATGCGGGCTGGCTCGCCGCGATGGCGCGACCGTTCGCGGACGCGACGATTGCCGGCGCGAGCGGCGAAAAGAAATCGCGGCAGACGAATCTCTGGGCGCGCTTGACGCAACTCGAGTACGATTTTCGCTACGACCGCATGACGGCGCACGGCGTGATTGATTTCGTGGACAGTTCGACCGCGGCATATCGCCGCGCGGTGTTGCTCGCGCGCGGCGGATTCGATACGACCTTGAAAGAAGCCGAGGATACCGAGTTGTCGTTTCGTCTTGCCGAGCACGGTTGTCGCATGGTGCTCGTGCGCGACGCGGTCGTTTATCACACGCACCCGACCGCGCTGGGCGAATTCTTGCGGCGCAAGTTTCACTACGCGATAGGACGCGCGACCGTGTACGCGCGGATGCCGCGCAAAGCCGCACGCGATCAACGCACGCCGACGTGGCAAAAGTTTCAACCCTTGCTCGCGCTCGCGTTGCCGCCGGTCATATTGGGCGCATTCGTGTGGCAGCCGCTCGCGTGGATGGCGTTCGCGTTGCTCGCGATTTTTTTCGCGACGACCTTGCCCTTTGCGCGATATTGTTGGACTCGCGAGCCGCGCGTCGCGCTCGTCGCGCCGGTGACCTTGTTGCTCATCGCGTACGCGGCAGGCGCGGGCATGTTTGTCGGCGTGCTTGCCGCGCGCCGGTCATCGGCACAAGTGGATCAGTGAAATGGAGTGGCGGTTCGACCTTGCGAAGGTTTCGAAGCGCCTTTGCAGGGTTGGGCTGAGTTAATTCGAAATGGAAGAACGTCGCACAATTTTGGTCGCGGTTGATTTGATGCTGGTGAATGTCGCCGTCGCGTTGGCGTTCGCGATTTGGTCGGTGCGCGGCGAAATAAGCTGGGTCACGCTCGTCACCACGCAATTCTACTGGTTCGTCGCGCTATCGGTGCTGTGGCTGGGCGCGGCGTTCGCCACGGGCATGTACGATCTGCGTCTTGCCGCCGAGTTTAGCGCGACCGCGCGTGCGTTGAGCCGATCGCTCGTCCTCGTCGTCGTCGTGTATCTCGTCGTCTTTTTTTCGTCGCCGACGGAATTGCCGCGCGGGATCGTGTTGTATCATGGCGTCCTCGCGGCGGGTTTGCTCGCGGTGTGGCGCGCGGTGTATTTGCGGATTGCGTGGCGCGGCGCGTTCCGGCGCAATGCGTTGATCATCGGCGCGGGCAACGCCGGGCAAACCATCGCGCGCGCGATGCGGGAACACGCGCGACCGCATTATTGGATCGTCGGATTTCTGGACGACGACCCAGCCAAACTCGGCAAACCGGTCAGCGCGCAATCCGATCTGCGCGTGCTCGGCGCGTCACGCGATCTGACGCGGTTGATCGCCGAGCACGACGCGCACGAAGTCGTGCTCGCCATCACGCGCGATGTATCGGACGAAACGTTTCGCGCGTTGCTCGACGCGCAGGAACGCGCGGTCGAAATTGTTCCGATGCCCGTGTTGTACGAGCGACTGACCGGGCGCGTGCCGGTGGATTACATCGGCGATAGTTGGTACGTCGCCTTGCCGCTCGGTCACGCCGCGACGCGCAGTATTCAACCGCTCGTCAAACGCGCGTTCGACCTCGCGGCGGCGACGCTGGGATCGCTGCTGTTCGGCATCGCGTTGCCGTTCATCGCGCTCGCGGTAGGGTTCGATTCGCCGGGTCCGTTGTTTTACATGCAAGAACGCGTGGGACAGGGCGGACGCGTGTTTCGCGTTCGCAAAATTCGTACGATGCGCGTGGATGCGGAGCAGAACGGCGCGGTGTGGGCGACCAAAAACGATCCGCGCGTGACACGCGTGGGAAAACTTTTACGCAAAACGCACGTGGACGAGTTTCCGCAATTTTGGAACATTTTGCGCGGCGAGATGAGCGCGGTCGGTCCGCGTCCCGAACGTCCGGAATTCGTCGCGCAGTTGGAAAAAAAGATTCCGTTTTATCGTTTGCGGCACGCGGTCAAACCCGGCATGGCGGGCTGGGCGCTCGTGAATGCGGGCTACGTGGACAGCATCGAGGACGCGCAGACACGCGTTGAATACGATCTCTATTACATCAAGCATCAATCGCTCTGGTTCGATCTGTGGATTCTGTTTCGCACGGTCGCGCAAACCATCACGTTCGGCGGACGCTAAGTCGGAAAAATCGGCGGAGGGAAAATCGCTCTCCGCCGATTTTGTTTTTTTCGTTTGACCATGCGCGACAAAAAATGTTATAATGACGCACGCCTCTGATGAATGGAGGCGTTTGAACCGCAAGGAGAGAATGTGATGTTCAAATCAATTTGGATGGTGGGTGGTCTGATCCTCATAACCTCCGCGCTCGCCGCGTGCGCGGCGACGCCCACCCCGGTTCCACCCACGCCGACATCGCGCCCGTCTCCAACTGCGCCGCCCACGCTTCCGCCGACACCGGAGCCGCCCGCCACGCTCGCGCCCACCCCTACGCTTTTACCGACTGCGCCCATCGCCGCATCGCCTACGCGCGCCGGCGTCGTGGCAACCGCGACCCGCGCGTCCACGCGCGCGCCGACGATCACGCCCCCGCCGGCGCAAGCCGGTCTGTTCGTGAACAACTTGCGCATCGCGCCCGATCCGCCGGTGCGCGGCACGGATTTGGAATTCTATCCGACGTTCATCAACAACACAAACGTCGTACAGAACAAACGCTGGATCGTCTACATCTATCGTTCGGAAACGCCGAATCGTTCCACCGGCGAAACGCCGCGCACGAACACGAATATTCCCCAAGGCGTTTCGGAACAAAAAACAACGGTCGGTTGGAAATTAGGTGTGGGCGGTCCGTGCGAATATTTTTTCGCGCGAGTCGCGTACATTGACGAGCAAGAGAACAAGCCGGTCTTTTTCACTCAACCCAACGGCAAGGTGTTTGAAAAACCATTCACGCTTTGCCCGCCGTAATTTTGCCCCCCATTGACATTCACCCGGTTTGGCTATAGATTGTGCGACACTTGATTGATGAATGGGACTGCTGGTGGTCCGCGATGACAGATAATTTGATTCGACGAACAGGCGTCTGGTTCGGTCGCTCATCGGAAACCCGCTCGCTACGCGGAAACGGGTTTCGTCAGTATTCACGCGTGGCATGGTGACGATGAGCGCACCGGCAACCCCTCCCATGTCCCCGGCGCGTCTCCTCTTCCGCCCGGCGATTGGCTTGATGAATCGCTTGGCATTCCCACAAAAATTTGCGCTGATCAGTTTGCTTTTTGCTTTGCCGCTCGCGCTGGCGCTCGTCCTGTTCATTCGCCAGGTCAACGCGAATATCGAGTTCGCGCAAAAAGAGCAACGCGGCGCGCTGTACTTGCGCGCCGCGCAAGCGATGTATCTCAGCGCGTTGCAAGGCGCGGTCCGCGAACAAGATTTCCTCAACGGCAAAACCTCCCGCGCTGAATTGGAACGCGTGCGCGCCGAGATTGATCAGAACTTGGACGCGTTGAGCCAGGTCGAAGCGTTGTACAGCGCCGACCTCGACACGGCGGACAAGTTCCACGCCGTCCTCGCCGATCTGCAAGCGATTCGCGCGCGCGAGATCAGTCCGCAAACCGGCGGCGATGATTTGATGTACCGCTTGATTGGCGACACGCGCGCGCTGATGACGAGCGTCGTCAACACGTCCAACCTCGCTTTCGATCCTATGCTCGACAGCCACTATGTGATTGACGCGGTGATCGTCAAACTGCCGGAAGGTCAAGACCTGATCTCGCAACTCATCGCACTCGATATTCCGACGATGGCGCAGGAAGGGTCAGCCGCCGGACTCGCGCGCACTTCGACCTTGAGCGGATTGTTGCAATCGAACACGTCGGCGATGCGCAACGCGTTGCAAACCGCGTTCCAACAATCGCCGTCGCCCACGCTCCGCCCGGCGATGGAGAAATCGTTGCAGGACACGGTGGATGCGACGAATCGCTTTGTCAATTCCGTCGGGCGCATTTGGAGTTTGCAAAATTCCGGCGCAACCCCTTCGGACGAATATCGCAACGCCGGGTTGGTCGCGCTGAATGTCGGCGCGCGTTTTTGGAGCGCGGGCATTACCGAATTGGATGGTTTGCTCCAGAGTCGCATTGACACGCTGAGTCAACAACGCACGCTCGCGCTCGCGCTCACGGCGGCGATGCTCGCGCTTGTCGCGTACCTCTGGGTCGGCTTTTATCTCGCGGTGATGCGCACCGTGTCGAGTCTCGACGCGGCGTCGCGCCGCATGGCGAGCGGCGAACTGGACGAGACGGTCAACCTCGACACGCGCGATGAACTGGGGCGCATCGTCGCCGCGTTCAACCACATCGCGTCCGCGCTCGTGTCCGCGTCCCAGTATCGCCAAGCGATTGTGGACAGCGCGCCGGACGGTATCATCACGACCGATGAAACCGGCGCGCTCGTTTCGTTCAATCCCGCCGCCGAAACGATCTTCGGGTACACCGCATCCCAGGTCATCGGCAAAAAAGTGAATCTGCTCGTACCCGCCGCCAATGACGAAATGTTCGCGTCACTCAGCCAGGGTTTTCGCATGGGGCGCAATCGCCGCGAGACGACGGGCACGCGTCAAGATGGTTCGTCCTTTCCGCTCGACCTCGCGGTGACCGAAGCGCACTATGGCAATCAGCATTTGTACATCGCGTTGATGCGCGATATTACCGAACGCAAACGCGTGATGATCGAGTTGCAGCAAGCCAAGGACGTTGCCGAAGCCGCGAACGAATCCAAGGGCGCGTTTCTGGCGAACGTGAGTCACGAACTCCGCACGCCGCTCACGTCGGTGCTTGGTTTCGCGCGCATCATCCAAAAACGCTTGGACGAAAGCATCTTTCCGCGCGTGCCCATGGACGACCGCAAGACCGACCGCGCGATTACGCAAGTGCGCGAAAATCTCGGCATCATTTTATCGGAGGGCGAGCGCCTGACCGCGCTCATCAACAACGTGCTCGACCTTGCCAAGATCGAAGCCGGCAAAATCGAATGGCACATGCAATCGGTCGCGATCAAAGACGTGGTCGAACGCGCGACGACGGCGACGGCATCCCTCTTCGAGATCAAGCCGGTGCAGCTGGTCGCCCAGATTGAAGCGGATTTGCCGGCGGTGAGCGGCGACCGTGACCGCTTGATCCAGGTCGTCATCAATCTCATTTCGAACGCGGTCAAGTTCACCGAACGCGGAACGGTAACATGCCGCGCGCAACGCGAGGGTGATAACGTCGTCGTCAGCGTGACGGACAGCGGCATTGGCATTGACCCCAAAGATCACGGCAAGGTGTTCGAGCAATTCGTCCAGGTCGGCGACACGTTGACGAACAAGCCGATGGGCACCGGTTTGGGCTTGCCGATTTGCAAACAAATCGTCGAGCATCACGGCGGACGCATCTGGGTCGAGAGTGAACTGGGCAAGGGGAGCACTTTTTCGTTCACCTTGCCGATTCCCGCGCAAGTACCAGAGATGCCGCCGGTCGAGCCATTTGTGACGACGATGCTCAACATGGATTTACTCGTCGCGCAACTCCGCGCACACATCGAAAGCGCGACGAGCGTCGAGAACAACGGGCAACGCAACGTCCTCGTCGTGGACGACGACAAGAGCATTCGCGAATTGTTGCGGCAAGAACTCGAAGGCGCGGGCTATCGCGTGTGCGAAGCGCGCGATGGACGCGAAGCGTTGGCGCAGGTCAAGCGCGAACGCCCGGACTTGATCGTGCTCGATGTGATGATGCCGGAGTTGAGCGGGTTTGACGTGGCGGCGGTTTTGCGGAACGACCCGCAAACGTTCAACATTCCAATCGTGATGCTTTCGATTTTACACGATCCCGAACGCGGCTATCGGTTAGGCGTGGATCGGTATTTCACCAAACCGATGGACATCAAGATCCTGCTCGGCGAAATCGGCGCGTTACTCGCGCAACGCGTCTCGAAGAAAAAAGTGCTCGTCGTGGATGAAGACGCCGCGACGATTCAAGTCTTGACCGACGCGCTCACCTCCCAGGGGTACACCGTCGTCGCCGCGCTCAACGGCGAAGAAGGCATCGCGAAAGCGGTCGCGGATCAACCCGACATGGTCATCGCGCGGTCGGTGCTTTCCGAAAAACACAACCTCGTCAAGACGTTGCGGTTTGAAAAGGGACTCGAAAAAGTTTTCTTTTTGTTATTCCAGTGATTGCGGATGGCGAATGGCGAATAGCAGATGGCAGATAGTGAATCGCGAAACCTTTCGCTCCGAGAAAAAAAGAATCCAGGTTTCTCGGAGAAACCTGGATTCTGACGAAGGTGCTGAAGGAGAGACGTGAATCAAAAAATTCTCATCGTGGATGATGAGGCGCATATTCGTTTGTTGATCGAGCAGACGCTCGAAGATTTGCAAGATCACGGCATCGAAATCACAACGGCAGACAATGGCGCGGACGCGCTCGAGCTGATCAAGCGCGAAAAGCCGCGCCTCGTTTTTCTCGATGTGATGATGCCGCGCATGAATGGCTTTGACGTGTGCCGTCAGGTCAAGCGCGAACTGGGGATGACCGATGTCTTTATCGTGTTGCTGACCGCCAAGGGTCAGGAGTTCGACCGCCAGCGCGGCGATCAAGTGGGCGCGGATGTGTACATTACCAAGCCGTTCGATCCAGACGAGTTGCTCGCCCAAGCCCAACACGTGCTGGGACTGGACGCCCAAGTCTGACCTCGAAGTTGAATGACCACTACGGCTCAACCCACTCTGCCGCGTCTGATCACGCGACGCGACGTTGACGCCTTGCTGTCCGCGTTCGCGCTGCCCTGCGCGCTTGCGCTCCCCGACGGCAAACTCTTTGCGCGTGCCTCGACCTGGTTGCACGATCACATTGATCTGGACGAACGCGATGCGTATCGCGTGTATCCGTTGAACGCGAATGGCGTCGCGCTCGGCGCGCTTGCTGTTGCTGGCGATACGACTAACGCGGAACGCGCGTTACACCAAACACTTATAGTGTTGCTCGCGCAGGCGCTCGAAAAGCGCGAGGTTGCGAACGAGGCGCTCGAACGTTATCGCGAAATCAACTTGATGTATCGCGTTAGTGAGACGATTGGTTTGTCGCACGACGCGGACGCGATTCCGCGCCTCGTGCTCGAAGAATCCAAACGCGTGATTCATTCCTCGACCGGCATCGTGCTCATCGGCGAAGAGGTCAAGGCATCTTTTGGTTCGGACGCGCAAGCAGTCGCGCTGCGCCAAGCCGCGCGCGAGGTGATCGGAACCGACCACGCCGCGATTATCAGCGACACCCACGTACCGGAATTCGGCGCGATTTTGTGGACGCCGCTCAAGACCCAGGAACGCGTGCTTGGCGGTATTGTGCTGGGACGCGGCGCGGGCGAACCGATCTTTTCCGCGAGCGATGAAAAATTATTGATGGCGCTCGCCGGTCAAGCCGCGATCGCGCTGGAGAACGTGTCGCTGCATCACGCCGAACTCGAAAAGGAACGCTTCCAACGCGAACTGCAACTCGCGTACGACGTGCAGGCAAGTTTGATCCCGCGCGAAACGCCCATTGTGCCGGGCTGGGATTTCGCCGCGTACTGGCAACCGGCGCGCGAGGTCAGCGGCGATTTCTACGATTTCTTTCCCGTGCCTGCCGGGCAAAGCATCGTCATCGCCGACGTGTCCGACAAAGGGATGCACGCCGCGCTGTTTATGGCGTTGACGCGCAGCACCGTGCGCGCGAGCACGCTCGCCGCCGAATCGCCAGCAGACGGACTGACGCGCGCGAATCGTTTGCTCTGCGCCGATTCGACCGGCGGAATGTTCGTGACGCTGTTTTACGCGCAACTCGATCCGCTGAAAAAGGAAATCACGTACGTCAACGCGGGACACAACCCGCCGCTGGTGTTGCGCGCGGCGACGCGTGAATTGATCGAATTGCCGCGCACCGGGGTGATGCTGGGTTTTAACGAGGGGATGGAATTCGCGCAAGCGAACGTCGCGCTCGAACTCGGCGACATGATTTTGTTTTACACCGACGGCGTGACCGAGGCGAACGACGCGTCGGGCGAGCAATTCGGCGAGGAACGCTTGCGCGCGTGGATGCTCGAACATGCGGACGCGTCGCCCGCCGCGCTGCTCGACGCGCTCAAGCGCGCGCTCGGCGAATTTATCGGGAGCGCCGCGCCCTTCGACGACATCACGGTTGTGATTGCCAAGCGCGTGCCTGTCACACATCAACGCATCGCCATTCCGGACGCGACGGTCGAATGCGTGCCGCGCTTGCACGAGTTCGTCGAAGCGGCGTGCGCGGCGGCGGACGCGGACGACGACCTGGCTTTCGCGTTCAAACTCGCGGTCGAAGAAGCGTGCACGAACATCGTCGAGCACGGTTATCGCGCGCGACCTGGGATGATCGAATTGGAACTCGATGCGAGCGCGACGCGCATCGTCGTGACGATCACCGATCACGCGCCGCCGTTCGACCCGACCCAGATTCCCGCCCCCGATCTCCGCGCGGACTGGCAAGCGCGCAAGATCGGCGGATTGGGCTGGTATTTGATTCGCCAGTTGATGGACGACGTGCAGTACGAACCCAGCACCGCGCGCGGCAATGTGCTGACGCTCGTCAAGCAGAGAAGGATGTGAGAAAGGGTTTTGTCTTTGTCATTTCGACGAGCCGCGAAGCGTTTGCGAGGAGAAATCTCTGTTCACACAGGAAAAAGATTTCTCGCTCCGCTCGAAATGACAGACTGAGTATTGCGTCCGGCAATCGGTCGTCTACGAATCCTTGAACAAATCGTCCAGCCCGGTCTGCCACACATCGTCGAGCGGCATAAACGAAAGTTCCTCGAATTCCTCGGCGGCTTTGCGTAAAAACTCCCGGACGTTCGCGTCCGGCATTTTGTTTTCCAGCGTGTCAATCTGCTCGCCGACCGAGCGCACGAGTTCGCGGCTTTTCGTTTCGAGATTGCTCAGGTCGAGACCCAGTTTGCACATGTAATCCACGCGCCGCATAATGTCGTACCACGCCTTCCAATCCTGCTCGACCGACAACCCTTTGAGCATCGGCGAAAGTTGCGAGAGATCGTACATCGGCACGAACGCGTACATCGAAATATATTCGAGTTCGAGTTGCTCGGCGCGATCCACCAAGTACGAGCCGATGCTGACGCCGCCTTCGTAATTCGAAAAGCGCACCGCGTATTCTTTCAACTCGTCTTTCAAGCGCGGCAAACTGTACGTGCACGAGACCTGACGATCCTTGTCGTACGGCACGCCGGCATATACGCCGCCAAAACTGATCACGCGCCGCGCGCGCAACTCGCGCGCAATCGTAAAGAACACGTCGGCGTAGCGTTCCGCGTTCAGGTGCGGTTCCTCGCCGGTAAAAATCACCAACCCTTTGTGCGCGCTGCCCGAATAGAAAATTTGGTTCTCGTGCCGCTGCAACTCTTTGCGATAGCCGTCGGCAAGTTTGATTTCCGGACGCAAAAAATCTTGCGTGCCGGGAACCTGAAACAAGTAAAACGACTCGGGGAGAATTCTGCCGATTTTGCGCGCGCCGGTCTGTTCGATCAAATAGTTCGGCAACGCCGACGACACCGAGCCAGCATCCGCCCACTGCCGCCAACCGGCGAGCATATACACTTCGTCCGCGCGTGGCTTTTCCAAAAGTTCGAGCGTCTCGTTAATCACGGTTCACCTCGTGACTGTAAGTATACCAACCTTGTCGCTCAAGTCAACCACGCGATTTTTCGCCGAAACAAAAAATCGCGTCGTGTAATTTGTGGCGCGATTTTTCCATCAGGCAGAAATAATCTGTGTTTATCTGTGGTTAGCATTGATTCTCAGGCGCGGGTCGAGCCAATCGCGCAAGCCGTCGCCGAAGAGATTCAGTCCCGCCGCGGCGAGCGTGATGCTCGCGCCCGGAAAAATCGCAAGCCAGGGCGCGGTCTCCAAGTAATCGCGACCCGACGCGAGCAACGTGCCCCACTCGGGCGTGGGCAGCTGCGCGCCCAGCCCGACGAAACTCAGCGCGCCGGCGGACAAGACAAGCACGCTAGCGCGCAAGGTCGCCATCACGATGAGCGGCGACGCGAGATTCGGCAAGATGTGGCGCACGAGGATGCGCCGCTCTGGCACGCCGACCGCTTCGGCGGCTTGTACATACAACATGCGCCGCGCGCACATCGTTGCGCCGCGCGTCACGCGATAAAACCCCGGCACGCCGACGATCCCCAACGCGAGCACGCAATTTTCGAGCGATGG containing:
- a CDS encoding glycosyltransferase, with product MISVVVPAFNVAPTLGACLDALHAQTLPRDAYEVIVVDDGSTDATRAVAESRGVRVIAQANAGAGAARNAGAQNARGEIVVFIDADSVPDAGWLAAMARPFADATIAGASGEKKSRQTNLWARLTQLEYDFRYDRMTAHGVIDFVDSSTAAYRRAVLLARGGFDTTLKEAEDTELSFRLAEHGCRMVLVRDAVVYHTHPTALGEFLRRKFHYAIGRATVYARMPRKAARDQRTPTWQKFQPLLALALPPVILGAFVWQPLAWMAFALLAIFFATTLPFARYCWTREPRVALVAPVTLLLIAYAAGAGMFVGVLAARRSSAQVDQ
- a CDS encoding sugar transferase; amino-acid sequence: MEERRTILVAVDLMLVNVAVALAFAIWSVRGEISWVTLVTTQFYWFVALSVLWLGAAFATGMYDLRLAAEFSATARALSRSLVLVVVVYLVVFFSSPTELPRGIVLYHGVLAAGLLAVWRAVYLRIAWRGAFRRNALIIGAGNAGQTIARAMREHARPHYWIVGFLDDDPAKLGKPVSAQSDLRVLGASRDLTRLIAEHDAHEVVLAITRDVSDETFRALLDAQERAVEIVPMPVLYERLTGRVPVDYIGDSWYVALPLGHAATRSIQPLVKRAFDLAAATLGSLLFGIALPFIALAVGFDSPGPLFYMQERVGQGGRVFRVRKIRTMRVDAEQNGAVWATKNDPRVTRVGKLLRKTHVDEFPQFWNILRGEMSAVGPRPERPEFVAQLEKKIPFYRLRHAVKPGMAGWALVNAGYVDSIEDAQTRVEYDLYYIKHQSLWFDLWILFRTVAQTITFGGR
- a CDS encoding response regulator, coding for MRTVSSLDAASRRMASGELDETVNLDTRDELGRIVAAFNHIASALVSASQYRQAIVDSAPDGIITTDETGALVSFNPAAETIFGYTASQVIGKKVNLLVPAANDEMFASLSQGFRMGRNRRETTGTRQDGSSFPLDLAVTEAHYGNQHLYIALMRDITERKRVMIELQQAKDVAEAANESKGAFLANVSHELRTPLTSVLGFARIIQKRLDESIFPRVPMDDRKTDRAITQVRENLGIILSEGERLTALINNVLDLAKIEAGKIEWHMQSVAIKDVVERATTATASLFEIKPVQLVAQIEADLPAVSGDRDRLIQVVINLISNAVKFTERGTVTCRAQREGDNVVVSVTDSGIGIDPKDHGKVFEQFVQVGDTLTNKPMGTGLGLPICKQIVEHHGGRIWVESELGKGSTFSFTLPIPAQVPEMPPVEPFVTTMLNMDLLVAQLRAHIESATSVENNGQRNVLVVDDDKSIRELLRQELEGAGYRVCEARDGREALAQVKRERPDLIVLDVMMPELSGFDVAAVLRNDPQTFNIPIVMLSILHDPERGYRLGVDRYFTKPMDIKILLGEIGALLAQRVSKKKVLVVDEDAATIQVLTDALTSQGYTVVAALNGEEGIAKAVADQPDMVIARSVLSEKHNLVKTLRFEKGLEKVFFLLFQ
- a CDS encoding response regulator, whose protein sequence is MNQKILIVDDEAHIRLLIEQTLEDLQDHGIEITTADNGADALELIKREKPRLVFLDVMMPRMNGFDVCRQVKRELGMTDVFIVLLTAKGQEFDRQRGDQVGADVYITKPFDPDELLAQAQHVLGLDAQV
- a CDS encoding SpoIIE family protein phosphatase, which gives rise to MTTTAQPTLPRLITRRDVDALLSAFALPCALALPDGKLFARASTWLHDHIDLDERDAYRVYPLNANGVALGALAVAGDTTNAERALHQTLIVLLAQALEKREVANEALERYREINLMYRVSETIGLSHDADAIPRLVLEESKRVIHSSTGIVLIGEEVKASFGSDAQAVALRQAAREVIGTDHAAIISDTHVPEFGAILWTPLKTQERVLGGIVLGRGAGEPIFSASDEKLLMALAGQAAIALENVSLHHAELEKERFQRELQLAYDVQASLIPRETPIVPGWDFAAYWQPAREVSGDFYDFFPVPAGQSIVIADVSDKGMHAALFMALTRSTVRASTLAAESPADGLTRANRLLCADSTGGMFVTLFYAQLDPLKKEITYVNAGHNPPLVLRAATRELIELPRTGVMLGFNEGMEFAQANVALELGDMILFYTDGVTEANDASGEQFGEERLRAWMLEHADASPAALLDALKRALGEFIGSAAPFDDITVVIAKRVPVTHQRIAIPDATVECVPRLHEFVEAACAAADADDDLAFAFKLAVEEACTNIVEHGYRARPGMIELELDASATRIVVTITDHAPPFDPTQIPAPDLRADWQARKIGGLGWYLIRQLMDDVQYEPSTARGNVLTLVKQRRM
- a CDS encoding PAC2 family protein; the protein is MINETLELLEKPRADEVYMLAGWRQWADAGSVSSALPNYLIEQTGARKIGRILPESFYLFQVPGTQDFLRPEIKLADGYRKELQRHENQIFYSGSAHKGLVIFTGEEPHLNAERYADVFFTIARELRARRVISFGGVYAGVPYDKDRQVSCTYSLPRLKDELKEYAVRFSNYEGGVSIGSYLVDRAEQLELEYISMYAFVPMYDLSQLSPMLKGLSVEQDWKAWYDIMRRVDYMCKLGLDLSNLETKSRELVRSVGEQIDTLENKMPDANVREFLRKAAEEFEELSFMPLDDVWQTGLDDLFKDS